The nucleotide window AGCGATTAAACACGATGCGCATGATTTCTCCATCGACCACGCTGGAACGGATTCCTACTCTTTTCAAGAAAATGGTGCCGAGGCGGTTATCATTGCGAACTCCCGGCAACATGCAGTCATGGAGCAGACGGGCATTGACTTAAAAACAGCCATCCAAAAGCTTCCCAATACAGATCTTATTTTGGTGGAAGGCTACAAAGAAGGCCCATTTCCCAAAATCATTTTAATTCGTGAAAAAGCAGAAATTGAACATTTAAAAAATACTAAAGCCGTCCATAAAATCGCCACCCATAACCCGGCGTTAAAAGAAGAAGCGATTTTTATTGGAGAGGAACAAGCTTTAAACGTATTTGCGGAAAAGCTAATCAAGGAGTTTTTACAATGAAATATGTAGCTTTACAACACGAAAAAATCGAAATCGGCCTACTTTCTGAGAAGTTAATCAATAAAAATCACGGTGGTATTAACCTGTTTGTTGGCACCATTCGCGAATGGACTGGCGACATCCAAACCGAAGAAATTCGCTATACGTCCTACGAAGAAATGGCACTCAAAGAATTAAACAAGTTAGCCACAGAAGTAGAAGCGAAATGGGGCGCAGATGTCGTTATCGTTCACCGGTTAGGGCTGTTGCAAATAACCGACGTTGCTGTATTTATCGGCGTATCAACACCACACCGGGCTGCTTGCTACGAGGGTTCCAGATATATTATTGAACACTTAAAAGAACGGGTACCAATATGGAAAGAAGAAAAAGATGTCGATAAAACAAGGTGGGGTGGCATAGATGCTGACAACAGTTAAATTCTTCGCTTTTTTAGCCGAGAAAACAAATCAAACAGAAGTAAAATTGAATTTACAGCAATGCCAAACAGTTGGCGAGGTTCGTGAAGTCATTAGTAGTGAGTTTCCCGAAATAGCCATAGATTTGGCGACATGTATGCTGGCCGTCAATATGGAGTTTCAACACGACGGGGACCTTTTACCAGAAGAAATAACTGAAATAGCTGTCATTCCGCCAGTTAGCGGTGGATAAGGAGGATATCAGATGGAAAAAGACGATTTAACCCATTTCAATGAGGAAAAACGTGCAAAAATGGTCGATGTCACAAGTAAATCAGAAACGAAACGCCGTGCAATTGCCAGAGCAACGATACATATGAATGAAGAAACATTAGCGCGAATCCATGCTGGTAAAATGGCTAAAGGAGACGTTCTGGCCGTTGCACAAGTGGCTGGTATCATGGCAGCGAAAAAAACAAGCGAACTCATCCCGATGTGCCACCCGATTATGACGACCAAAGCGGATATTTCTTTTGAAGATGACGGGGAAACGGCGCTAACTATCACATCGGAAGTCGTAACGGTTGGAAAAACGGGTGTAGAAATGGAAGCTCTCACCGCAGTCACGATTGCCGCGTTAACCATTTATGATATGTGTAAAGCAATGGATAAAGGAATGAAAATAGAAAAAACCTATTTAGTGGAGAAAACTGGCGGGAAAAGCGGGACATTTAAAGCAGAAGCGTAACTATTTTGTAGGATAGGAGTTTTGTTTTATGCAATTATTAAAGGATAAATTTGGGCGGGTACACGATTATATTCGCATTTCAGTAACAGATCGGTGCAATTTAAGGTGTGTGTATTGTATGCCCGAAGAAGGCCTGACATTTTTGCCTCATGAAAAAGTACTATCCAAAGATGAAATTGTCAGTTTTATGGAATTAATGGTGAAATTTGGCATCAAAAAAGTGCGCATCACTGGCGGAGAGCCATTACTTAGAACCGATATCGTGGAAATTGTTCGCGGACTTGGAGCGATTCCTGAAATAGAAGATATTTCGATTACAACCAATGCGATGTATTTGGCGAAAAAAGCAGAAGCATTGAAAGAAGCTGGGCTGACAAGGGTTAACATTAGTTTGGATTCCTTACACGCAGACCGTTTTCAAGCGATTACACGTGGAGGCCGTTTACAAAAAGTGCTCGATGGCATTCAAAAAGCAGAAGAAGTTGGGCTATTTCCAATTAAGCTTAATGTTGTTCTGATTAAAGGGCAAAACGATGACGAAATAACTGATTTCCTGAAGTTTACAAAAGATAAAGACATAAATATTCGCTTCATTGAATATATGCCAATTGGCCACGCCGGCACGAGTTGGAAAGAAAAGTATTTGCCACTCGATACGATTTTTGAAGCCTGTGATGAAGCTGGCTATGAATATGAACGAGTTGACTCAATCCGCGGCAATGGTCCTTCCGAAAATTTTCGTATAAAAGGGGCAAAAGGGACATTCGGTGTCATTCACCCAGTTAGTGCTCATTTTTGCGATAGCTGCAACCGACTCAGACTGACGGCGGACGGCTATATTAAAGCTTGTTTATACTGGGATGAAGAAATGAATATTCGGCCCTTTATCCATGAGCCGGTGAAACTGATGCAACTCGTGCAAAAAGCGATTGATAACAAACCGGAAAATCATGAAATGGCGTTAAAATTACAAGATGAAGTGCAGTCTAATAAACCAACTTGGCGTCGTATGAGCCAAATTGGGGGATAAATAAAAGATCCGGCCGCGAATGTGGCCGGATCTTTTATTTTTGTCGTTCAGCAATTAAATGAGGTAATTCTGGGATAATCAATTTTTGAACCGCGAGCTGGCAAGCATTACTTGACCCGGGTAATGC belongs to Listeria swaminathanii and includes:
- the mobB gene encoding molybdopterin-guanine dinucleotide biosynthesis protein B, giving the protein MATILQIIGFKNSGKTTLLNALIRACRTENYTVSAIKHDAHDFSIDHAGTDSYSFQENGAEAVIIANSRQHAVMEQTGIDLKTAIQKLPNTDLILVEGYKEGPFPKIILIREKAEIEHLKNTKAVHKIATHNPALKEEAIFIGEEQALNVFAEKLIKEFLQ
- a CDS encoding molybdenum cofactor biosynthesis protein MoaE; this encodes MKYVALQHEKIEIGLLSEKLINKNHGGINLFVGTIREWTGDIQTEEIRYTSYEEMALKELNKLATEVEAKWGADVVIVHRLGLLQITDVAVFIGVSTPHRAACYEGSRYIIEHLKERVPIWKEEKDVDKTRWGGIDADNS
- the moaD gene encoding molybdopterin converting factor subunit 1, with translation MLTTVKFFAFLAEKTNQTEVKLNLQQCQTVGEVREVISSEFPEIAIDLATCMLAVNMEFQHDGDLLPEEITEIAVIPPVSGG
- the moaC gene encoding cyclic pyranopterin monophosphate synthase MoaC yields the protein MEKDDLTHFNEEKRAKMVDVTSKSETKRRAIARATIHMNEETLARIHAGKMAKGDVLAVAQVAGIMAAKKTSELIPMCHPIMTTKADISFEDDGETALTITSEVVTVGKTGVEMEALTAVTIAALTIYDMCKAMDKGMKIEKTYLVEKTGGKSGTFKAEA
- the moaA gene encoding GTP 3',8-cyclase MoaA; its protein translation is MQLLKDKFGRVHDYIRISVTDRCNLRCVYCMPEEGLTFLPHEKVLSKDEIVSFMELMVKFGIKKVRITGGEPLLRTDIVEIVRGLGAIPEIEDISITTNAMYLAKKAEALKEAGLTRVNISLDSLHADRFQAITRGGRLQKVLDGIQKAEEVGLFPIKLNVVLIKGQNDDEITDFLKFTKDKDINIRFIEYMPIGHAGTSWKEKYLPLDTIFEACDEAGYEYERVDSIRGNGPSENFRIKGAKGTFGVIHPVSAHFCDSCNRLRLTADGYIKACLYWDEEMNIRPFIHEPVKLMQLVQKAIDNKPENHEMALKLQDEVQSNKPTWRRMSQIGG